A single window of Streptomyces griseoviridis DNA harbors:
- a CDS encoding 1-aminocyclopropane-1-carboxylate deaminase/D-cysteine desulfhydrase, whose protein sequence is MTGSAPFDPLDPADARDPTGHTAPEGPSGSSGPSRPMVPSDPGDPRDPVAALEPHAAHGSHPALDPRSVLRPRLPSPVRELTDGRFERYGVRLLVKRDDLIQPDLVGNKWRKLAPNLAAAAGRTVVTFGGAYSNHLRATAAAGRLLGLPTVGVVRGQELVDRPLNASLARCAADGMRLRFVDRSTYRRLPEPATLAAVLRAADATRAYVVPEGGSNALAVRGCRALGAELRGHADVVGVACGTGGTLAGLAAGLGREQRALGVAVLGGGFLGRDTAALQEAAFGHRVGAWSVEDRFAFGGYARVPPALDAFAADFEDRHGVPVERLYVAKLLYGLLALTEEGAFPRGTTVAAVITGAPFAE, encoded by the coding sequence GTGACCGGCAGCGCCCCCTTCGATCCCCTCGACCCCGCCGACGCTCGCGACCCCACAGGCCACACCGCTCCTGAAGGCCCCAGCGGTTCCAGCGGTCCCAGCAGGCCCATGGTTCCCAGCGATCCCGGTGATCCCCGCGATCCCGTCGCCGCCCTCGAACCCCACGCCGCTCACGGCTCCCACCCCGCCCTCGATCCCCGCTCCGTCCTCCGCCCCCGGCTTCCGTCGCCGGTGCGGGAGTTGACGGACGGGCGGTTCGAGCGGTACGGGGTGCGGCTGCTCGTCAAGCGGGACGACCTGATCCAGCCGGACCTGGTCGGCAACAAGTGGCGCAAGCTGGCGCCGAACCTCGCCGCCGCGGCCGGCCGTACCGTCGTCACGTTCGGCGGGGCCTACTCCAACCACCTGCGCGCCACGGCCGCCGCCGGCCGCCTCCTGGGGCTGCCCACGGTCGGTGTGGTGCGCGGCCAGGAGCTGGTCGACCGGCCGCTCAACGCGTCCCTGGCCCGGTGCGCTGCCGACGGCATGCGGCTGCGCTTCGTCGACCGCTCGACCTACCGGCGCCTGCCCGAACCCGCGACGCTCGCGGCCGTGCTGCGCGCCGCGGACGCCACGCGCGCGTACGTCGTCCCGGAGGGCGGCAGCAACGCCCTCGCGGTGCGCGGCTGCCGTGCGCTCGGTGCGGAGCTGCGCGGCCACGCGGACGTCGTCGGGGTCGCCTGCGGCACCGGCGGGACGTTGGCCGGGCTGGCCGCGGGGCTCGGCCGGGAGCAGCGCGCGCTGGGCGTCGCGGTCCTCGGGGGCGGCTTCCTCGGCCGGGACACGGCGGCCCTCCAGGAGGCGGCGTTCGGCCATCGGGTCGGGGCGTGGAGCGTCGAGGACCGGTTCGCCTTCGGCGGCTACGCGCGCGTGCCGCCCGCTCTCGACGCGTTCGCGGCGGACTTCGAGGACCGGCACGGCGTCCCCGTCGAACGTCTCTATGTCGCCAAGTTGCTGTACGGGCTCCTCGCCCTCACCGAGGAAGGCGCCTTCCCGCGCGGGACGACGGTGGCCGCGGTGATCACCGGGGCGCCGTTCGCGGAGTGA
- a CDS encoding N-acetylmuramoyl-L-alanine amidase, whose translation MASPMSAGTFLRALKAEGVTVVEVGDWQHHNRNEKGPWGPVHGVMIHHTVTSGTAKTVTLCRDGHEDLPGPLCHGVITKDGKVHLVGYGRANHAGLGDDDVLRAVIAEKALPPENESNTDGNPHFYGFECENLGDGKDPWPQAQLEAIEQVAAAVCRHHGWTERSVIGHLEWQPGKVDPRGFTMAWMRGRVRDRLK comes from the coding sequence ATGGCCTCACCCATGTCCGCGGGCACGTTCCTGCGCGCCCTCAAGGCCGAGGGCGTCACCGTCGTCGAGGTCGGCGACTGGCAGCACCACAACCGCAACGAGAAGGGGCCGTGGGGTCCCGTGCACGGCGTGATGATCCACCACACGGTGACGAGCGGCACCGCGAAGACGGTCACGCTCTGCCGGGACGGCCACGAGGATCTGCCGGGCCCGCTCTGCCACGGCGTCATCACCAAGGACGGCAAGGTCCACCTGGTCGGCTACGGCCGCGCCAACCACGCCGGGCTCGGCGACGACGACGTGCTGCGCGCGGTCATCGCGGAGAAGGCGCTGCCGCCCGAGAACGAGTCGAACACCGACGGGAACCCGCACTTCTACGGCTTCGAGTGCGAGAACCTCGGCGACGGGAAGGACCCCTGGCCGCAGGCGCAGCTGGAGGCGATCGAGCAGGTCGCCGCGGCCGTCTGCCGCCACCACGGCTGGACGGAGCGGTCGGTGATCGGTCATCTGGAGTGGCAGCCGGGCAAGGTCGACCCGCGCGGCTTCACGATGGCGTGGATGCGCGGCCGGGTCCGGGACCGACTGAAGTGA